A stretch of Chitinophaga caeni DNA encodes these proteins:
- a CDS encoding porin family protein has translation MKKLGFLFLSICFAGLSVAAQEMHFGLKAGLNIANITNTSSDGSRAAFHIGAFARTYLDEKWAFQPEILYSGQGNKYEVLDEKFKTALGYLNVPLIVQYYIVPAFNLEIGPQVGFKLGAKIKHEGDSEDVGEQFKTADLGLGLGCGYEISRGLGVSFRYVFGLTDIAEASFFGLVNDGCQSNSLAQFSLFYRFK, from the coding sequence ATGAAAAAACTGGGATTTTTATTTTTATCTATTTGTTTTGCTGGCCTTTCCGTTGCTGCACAAGAAATGCATTTCGGGCTGAAAGCGGGTCTTAATATCGCCAATATTACCAATACATCCAGCGACGGCAGCCGCGCTGCATTCCATATCGGTGCTTTCGCGAGGACTTACCTGGATGAAAAATGGGCGTTCCAGCCTGAAATCTTGTATTCCGGTCAAGGAAATAAATACGAGGTACTGGATGAAAAATTTAAAACGGCCTTGGGTTATCTTAATGTGCCCTTGATAGTGCAATACTATATTGTTCCTGCCTTTAACTTGGAAATAGGCCCCCAAGTGGGTTTTAAATTGGGCGCCAAAATTAAACATGAAGGAGATAGCGAGGATGTGGGCGAACAGTTCAAGACCGCTGATTTAGGCTTGGGATTGGGTTGCGGGTACGAAATATCCAGGGGATTAGGAGTTTCCTTCAGGTATGTATTCGGGCTGACCGATATTGCGGAGGCTTCATTTTTCGGCTTGGTAAACGATGGCTGCCAAAGTAACTCCTTGGCTCAATTCAGCCTATTTTATAGATTTAAATAA
- a CDS encoding OmpA family protein, translating into MMKPFLKNLAIIVGLALAPSILFAQNMNNDNDNANGGVFKGTKDFRKWSIGVNAGLLAPVAVTGGSNDFTKWKVSYGYGAYVKYQVIHSFGLRANFTAGELQGNNDNKLGNGQAPNSPYQSFTTKLNWSGSLNAVVNVFTLNWLQRRSYVQLYASVGGGLAGYKPKITDNMNNEMDYNANGDGITEFFIPVGAGLKFKLNDFMNLDLGYTMHYVDGDNLDGYVKGPDKDKFSYGYAGLEFSLGKKNKPQLAWTNSAAVAYDELKAERDNVMRELDNVKKENAHLSSQIDKLSQDSDNDGVSDMFDKCPDTPPNTKVDGSGCELPKPPPEKVEVRVTEEDNRIVRDAIHNLEFEVGKAAIHPSSYPTLNKVAELLKTKGLSLRLSGHTDNTGNAQKNMILSRQRAEAVKSYLVSQGANPSRIEAIGFGETQPIATNKTAAGRQQNRRVEFTLY; encoded by the coding sequence ATGATGAAACCTTTTTTAAAGAATTTAGCAATCATTGTTGGTTTGGCCCTTGCTCCAAGCATCCTCTTTGCCCAAAACATGAACAATGATAATGACAATGCCAATGGCGGTGTATTTAAAGGCACCAAGGATTTTAGGAAATGGTCTATCGGTGTAAATGCAGGGTTACTGGCCCCGGTAGCAGTTACCGGTGGCAGTAATGATTTCACCAAGTGGAAGGTTTCCTATGGTTACGGCGCTTACGTGAAGTACCAAGTAATTCATTCATTTGGTTTGAGAGCCAATTTTACCGCCGGCGAATTGCAGGGAAATAATGATAACAAACTGGGTAATGGCCAAGCTCCCAATAGCCCTTACCAATCGTTTACAACCAAGCTCAACTGGTCCGGAAGCTTGAATGCCGTCGTGAACGTGTTTACCCTGAATTGGTTGCAACGCAGGAGCTACGTGCAACTTTATGCTTCCGTTGGGGGCGGACTGGCCGGTTATAAACCCAAAATAACCGACAACATGAATAACGAGATGGACTACAATGCGAACGGTGACGGCATCACGGAATTTTTCATCCCGGTAGGCGCAGGCCTAAAATTTAAATTGAACGATTTCATGAACCTCGACCTGGGCTATACCATGCACTACGTGGATGGTGATAACCTCGATGGTTACGTTAAAGGCCCCGATAAGGATAAATTCTCATACGGGTATGCCGGGCTAGAATTTAGCCTGGGAAAGAAAAACAAGCCGCAACTCGCTTGGACAAACTCCGCTGCCGTAGCATACGATGAATTGAAAGCTGAAAGGGACAACGTAATGCGGGAGCTGGATAACGTGAAGAAGGAAAATGCTCACCTTAGTAGCCAAATTGATAAGTTAAGCCAGGATAGCGATAATGATGGTGTCAGTGATATGTTTGATAAATGTCCCGATACGCCGCCAAATACCAAGGTTGATGGCTCCGGCTGCGAACTGCCCAAGCCGCCGCCTGAAAAAGTGGAAGTACGCGTTACGGAAGAAGATAACCGTATTGTAAGGGATGCCATCCATAACTTGGAATTCGAAGTTGGTAAAGCCGCGATTCATCCCTCGTCCTACCCAACGCTTAACAAGGTAGCTGAATTATTAAAAACTAAAGGTTTGAGTTTACGCCTGAGCGGACATACGGATAACACGGGTAATGCCCAGAAAAACATGATCCTGTCAAGGCAACGTGCCGAGGCCGTGAAGAGTTACCTGGTATCGCAAGGGGCTAACCCGAGCCGCATTGAGGCGATCGGTTTCGGGGAAACACAACCGATTGCTACAAATAAAACAGCGGCGGGCAGACAACAAAACCGCCGTGTTGAATTTACCTTGTATTAA
- the dnaK gene encoding molecular chaperone DnaK gives MGKIIGIDLGTTNSCVAVMEGNEPVVIANDEGRRTTPSVVAFLKNGERKVGDPAKRQAITNPINTIMSVKRFMGRHFDEVSNEIPHWSYKVARGENNTTRIDIDGRLYTPQEISAMILQKMKKTAEDYLGQEVTEAVITVPAYFNDAQRQATKEAGEIAGLTVRRIINEPTAAALAYGLEKQHQDSKIAVFDLGGGTFDISILELGDGVFEVKSTNGDTHLGGDDFDKVIMDWLAEEFKKDEAVDLHKDPMAWQRLKEASEKAKIELSSSAETEINLPYITAVDGVPKHLVKKLTRAKFEQLSDSLVERTLEPCRKALQDAGMSTSDIDEVILVGGSTRIPKIQEVVEKFFGKKPNKGVNPDEVVAIGAAIQGGVLTGEVKDVLLLDVTPLSLGIETMGGVFTKLIESNTTIPTKKSESFSTAADNQPSVEIHVLQGERPMANQNRTLGRFILNDIPPAPRGVPQIEVIFDIDANGILHVTAKDKGTGKSQNIRIEAGSGLSKEEVEKMKAEAKANETADKEQREQIEKLNQADGLVFQTEKQLKEYGDKIPAEKKTVIETAANKLKEAHKAQNFAEIDAATAELNAAWTAASEEMYKATQGQAEPGADGAQQNAGGGQQGADPGVTDAEFEEVK, from the coding sequence ATGGGAAAAATCATAGGCATTGACTTAGGTACTACCAACTCTTGCGTTGCCGTAATGGAAGGTAACGAACCGGTAGTAATTGCAAACGACGAAGGACGTAGAACCACGCCTTCGGTTGTGGCTTTCTTGAAAAACGGTGAAAGAAAGGTGGGTGATCCGGCAAAACGCCAGGCTATTACCAACCCAATTAATACCATAATGTCAGTAAAACGCTTTATGGGCCGTCATTTCGATGAAGTATCAAATGAAATCCCCCACTGGAGTTACAAAGTGGCGAGAGGTGAAAATAATACAACTCGTATTGATATCGATGGAAGGTTGTACACGCCGCAAGAGATTTCGGCTATGATCCTTCAAAAAATGAAAAAAACTGCGGAAGATTATTTAGGTCAAGAAGTAACAGAAGCGGTAATTACCGTGCCTGCTTACTTTAACGATGCGCAACGCCAGGCTACCAAGGAAGCCGGTGAGATCGCTGGCCTTACCGTTCGCAGGATCATCAACGAACCTACCGCTGCTGCCTTGGCTTACGGTTTGGAAAAGCAACACCAGGATAGCAAAATTGCCGTATTTGACCTCGGTGGTGGTACATTCGATATCTCCATCTTGGAATTAGGTGACGGTGTATTCGAAGTAAAATCTACCAATGGTGATACTCACTTAGGTGGTGATGACTTCGATAAAGTGATCATGGACTGGTTGGCTGAAGAGTTTAAGAAAGATGAAGCGGTAGATCTGCATAAAGATCCGATGGCTTGGCAACGTTTGAAAGAAGCGTCAGAAAAAGCTAAGATCGAGTTGTCTTCTTCTGCTGAAACAGAAATTAACTTGCCTTACATCACGGCTGTAGACGGTGTTCCGAAGCACTTGGTGAAGAAATTAACCCGTGCCAAGTTCGAGCAATTAAGCGATAGCTTGGTTGAAAGAACATTGGAACCTTGCCGTAAAGCTTTACAAGATGCCGGCATGTCTACTTCCGATATCGACGAAGTGATCTTGGTAGGTGGTTCTACACGTATTCCTAAGATCCAGGAAGTAGTTGAAAAATTCTTCGGCAAAAAACCGAATAAAGGTGTGAATCCTGATGAGGTAGTTGCTATCGGCGCTGCCATCCAAGGTGGTGTATTAACAGGTGAGGTGAAAGATGTATTGTTGCTCGATGTGACTCCATTGTCTCTCGGTATCGAAACCATGGGCGGTGTATTCACTAAATTGATCGAGTCCAACACTACGATCCCTACCAAGAAATCCGAATCATTCTCAACTGCTGCGGATAATCAACCTAGCGTGGAAATTCACGTATTGCAAGGTGAAAGGCCAATGGCGAATCAAAACCGTACCTTGGGCCGCTTTATCTTGAATGATATTCCACCTGCTCCACGTGGAGTTCCTCAAATCGAAGTGATCTTCGATATCGATGCCAACGGTATCTTGCACGTTACCGCTAAAGATAAAGGCACCGGTAAATCTCAAAATATCCGCATCGAAGCAGGTAGCGGTTTGAGCAAAGAGGAAGTGGAAAAAATGAAGGCAGAAGCTAAAGCAAACGAAACAGCCGATAAGGAACAACGCGAGCAAATTGAGAAGCTGAACCAAGCCGACGGCTTAGTATTCCAAACTGAAAAACAGTTGAAAGAATATGGTGATAAAATCCCGGCTGAAAAGAAAACGGTAATCGAAACTGCGGCTAACAAATTGAAAGAAGCACATAAAGCTCAAAACTTCGCAGAAATCGATGCGGCAACTGCTGAATTGAATGCTGCTTGGACTGCTGCTTCCGAAGAAATGTACAAAGCTACGCAAGGTCAAGCTGAACCTGGTGCTGACGGCGCTCAACAAAATGCTGGCGGCGGTCAGCAAGGCGCTGATCCCGGTGTAACGGATGCTGAGTTTGAAGAAGTGAAATAA
- a CDS encoding 4-alpha-glucanotransferase has protein sequence MLIKFYLRFSSKWGQQMLLVGSDPGLGNMNWHYAKTMQYLDENTWYIECNVETLAGEELVYQFALLEQGEILPSGQQFSCRLPGHEKEGMVLLDTWIAPRDFRNTLTKKMFPGILQPREVLSQQEPAKVTLEIIAPLLPAHINVCVLGELQDAIPWDVNHPLMMQHAGNGKYRAYIDKYHPGMQYKYALFDTKEAKLLRYEEGENRKLDLMLPGGMSLSAHDGFIRVPQYPWKGAGIVVPVFSLRTSNASGCGEFLDLIPLGDWAAACGFKLIQVLPVNDTGANLNWKDSYPYAAISVFALHPIYLDLHAVGLLPEDHPLQKDYTATKDRLNQMDSLDYEAVMSFKMQYLRAYFDINMASIVKEPAFLTWLEAQDWLHAYTAFCVLRDQVGDTKFDLWEFRTYREYIDNHGTAYTTGQLFYAFIQYQLHLQLELATKYLHGKGIILKGDIAIGVHPQSADVWTHPELFNRGFQAGAPPDLFAEKGQNWGFPTYNWDEMAKDGYHWWRRRLQLMSSYFDAYRVDHILGFFRIWQIPAKQVEGILGYFSPADAFKYEDFEAANIIFDRKRFCEPYINGKVLTGIFGNAAGQVKKAYLIEQYDGTFQLKPGLSDQRSVLDQFDEGNIPGSLLSGILQLLSNVLFIESVDENGFRYHPRFQLEDTLGFDELDIPTRYKLKQMHDDYYYQRSDATWRRSALLKLPALYHAADMLMCAEDLGMIPKSVTGVLNSLGILRLDIQRMPKNEGQVFANLSESDYLAVVAPGTHDVSVLRAWWKELTPTERARYSRDFLKLTGEVPAELEVNHLDTILQQHLQSPAMWCIFPIQDILAISSKWQFPDPSGERINIPSNAEHYWKYRVHVNLDSLIADKDFQATWQAKLKNVGRL, from the coding sequence ATGTTGATAAAATTTTACCTCCGGTTTTCTTCCAAATGGGGACAGCAAATGCTGCTCGTCGGCTCCGATCCCGGGCTCGGGAATATGAATTGGCATTATGCCAAGACGATGCAATACCTTGATGAAAATACCTGGTACATAGAATGTAATGTGGAGACCCTTGCAGGGGAAGAATTGGTATATCAATTTGCATTATTAGAGCAGGGCGAAATTTTACCATCCGGCCAACAGTTCTCATGCCGGTTGCCGGGGCATGAAAAAGAGGGAATGGTATTGCTGGATACTTGGATCGCTCCCCGTGATTTTAGGAATACGCTCACGAAGAAAATGTTTCCCGGTATCTTGCAACCCAGGGAAGTGCTTTCACAGCAGGAACCTGCGAAAGTTACATTGGAAATCATCGCCCCTTTATTACCTGCGCATATAAATGTATGCGTGCTAGGGGAACTACAAGATGCCATTCCTTGGGATGTAAATCATCCCCTAATGATGCAACATGCCGGCAATGGCAAATACCGCGCTTACATTGATAAGTATCATCCTGGAATGCAATATAAATACGCTCTCTTCGATACCAAGGAAGCTAAATTGCTACGGTATGAAGAAGGGGAGAACCGTAAGTTGGATTTGATGTTGCCGGGTGGAATGAGCCTTTCTGCGCATGACGGGTTTATACGTGTGCCGCAATATCCCTGGAAAGGCGCGGGGATCGTTGTCCCGGTATTCAGTTTACGTACTAGCAATGCTTCCGGTTGCGGGGAGTTCCTTGATTTAATTCCGCTGGGTGATTGGGCGGCTGCATGTGGCTTCAAATTGATCCAGGTTTTACCGGTTAATGATACCGGGGCTAATTTGAATTGGAAAGATTCCTATCCTTATGCCGCGATCTCCGTGTTTGCATTACACCCGATCTACCTGGATTTACATGCGGTCGGTTTATTACCGGAAGATCATCCGCTTCAGAAGGATTATACTGCTACCAAGGATAGGCTGAATCAAATGGATAGTTTGGATTACGAGGCGGTGATGTCCTTCAAGATGCAATATTTAAGGGCTTATTTTGATATAAACATGGCAAGTATCGTAAAAGAGCCTGCCTTTTTAACGTGGTTGGAAGCACAGGATTGGCTCCATGCTTATACTGCTTTTTGCGTGTTACGCGACCAAGTGGGTGATACGAAGTTCGATCTATGGGAGTTTAGAACTTACCGGGAATATATCGACAATCATGGAACAGCTTATACAACGGGGCAATTATTCTATGCCTTTATCCAGTACCAATTACATTTACAACTGGAGCTGGCCACGAAGTATTTGCATGGAAAAGGGATCATCCTAAAAGGAGATATCGCGATAGGAGTGCATCCGCAAAGCGCCGATGTATGGACGCATCCCGAGTTATTTAACCGTGGCTTCCAAGCGGGTGCGCCACCGGACTTATTTGCCGAAAAGGGGCAGAATTGGGGATTCCCCACTTATAATTGGGATGAAATGGCTAAAGATGGATACCATTGGTGGAGGCGGAGGTTACAGCTTATGTCAAGCTATTTCGATGCTTACCGTGTAGATCATATCCTAGGCTTTTTTAGGATTTGGCAAATACCTGCCAAGCAGGTAGAAGGTATACTGGGTTATTTCTCTCCCGCGGATGCTTTTAAATACGAAGATTTCGAAGCTGCTAATATCATTTTCGATAGGAAAAGATTTTGTGAGCCGTATATCAATGGCAAAGTATTAACGGGCATCTTTGGAAATGCTGCCGGGCAGGTGAAAAAAGCATATTTGATAGAGCAATATGATGGCACCTTCCAGCTTAAACCCGGTTTAAGTGACCAGCGGAGCGTATTGGATCAATTCGATGAAGGCAATATCCCCGGATCTTTATTGAGCGGAATATTACAGCTGTTGTCTAATGTATTATTCATTGAGTCGGTAGATGAAAATGGCTTTCGTTACCATCCTAGGTTTCAATTGGAAGATACATTGGGTTTCGATGAACTGGATATCCCGACCCGGTACAAGCTAAAGCAGATGCACGATGATTATTACTATCAACGTTCGGATGCGACTTGGAGACGTTCCGCATTATTAAAACTACCGGCTTTATACCATGCCGCCGATATGCTAATGTGCGCGGAGGACCTGGGTATGATACCGAAATCTGTAACCGGCGTATTGAACAGCTTAGGAATTTTACGCTTAGACATCCAGCGGATGCCCAAAAATGAAGGGCAGGTATTCGCCAACCTCTCGGAAAGTGATTATCTCGCCGTAGTAGCGCCGGGTACGCACGATGTAAGCGTATTACGGGCCTGGTGGAAGGAATTGACGCCAACAGAAAGAGCGAGGTATTCGCGTGATTTCCTAAAGTTAACAGGAGAAGTACCCGCGGAGCTCGAAGTCAATCACCTGGATACCATCTTGCAACAGCACTTGCAATCACCGGCAATGTGGTGTATCTTTCCTATACAAGATATCCTGGCAATCTCTTCTAAATGGCAGTTCCCGGATCCGTCGGGAGAGCGGATTAATATCCCGTCGAATGCGGAGCATTATTGGAAATACAGGGTTCATGTAAACTTGGATTCATTAATTGCCGATAAGGATTTTCAGGCTACCTGGCAGGCTAAACTGAAAAATGTAGGTAGGCTATAA
- a CDS encoding dipeptide epimerase: protein MELNLYPYELKFRHTFTISRKSKDVQPLLVVALSENGQTGLGETADNSYYNMTVPILMNAIEQHRDFIESYKLRSPEVFWEELYPKFKDNMFALCALDIAAHDLHARLLGKKLYEVWNLDISNNPLTDYTIGIDSVENMVKKLVEFPWPIYKVKLGTKDDIKIIRELRKHTDSVFRVDANCAWGVDETLRNAAALKELGVEFIEQPMPAEDWEGMKKVYRESALPLFADESCIVEQDVRKCFGLFHGINIKLTKCGGITPARRMIFEAKSLGMQVMTGSMNESTVGTSAVAHLLPYLDHVDMDGPLLLAEDTATGVRIENGKIFYADLPGTGATLLRS from the coding sequence ATGGAACTGAATCTATATCCATACGAATTAAAATTTCGGCACACTTTTACCATCTCGAGGAAATCAAAAGATGTGCAACCATTATTGGTAGTAGCTTTGTCAGAAAATGGACAAACCGGTCTAGGCGAGACAGCAGACAATAGTTATTATAACATGACCGTCCCCATACTGATGAATGCCATCGAGCAACATCGCGATTTTATAGAATCTTATAAATTAAGAAGTCCCGAAGTATTTTGGGAAGAATTATACCCCAAGTTTAAAGATAATATGTTTGCGCTTTGTGCCCTGGATATCGCCGCACATGATCTGCATGCAAGGTTACTCGGGAAGAAATTATACGAAGTATGGAATCTCGATATCTCAAATAACCCGCTGACAGATTATACCATCGGTATTGATTCAGTGGAAAACATGGTGAAGAAATTAGTTGAATTTCCATGGCCGATTTATAAGGTTAAGCTAGGTACGAAGGACGATATAAAAATTATCCGGGAGCTGAGAAAACATACGGATTCTGTTTTCAGGGTAGACGCAAACTGCGCTTGGGGCGTAGATGAAACCTTGCGTAATGCCGCTGCACTCAAGGAGCTAGGGGTAGAGTTTATAGAACAACCAATGCCGGCAGAAGATTGGGAAGGTATGAAAAAAGTCTACCGCGAATCTGCGCTGCCGTTATTTGCAGATGAAAGCTGCATCGTGGAGCAAGATGTGCGCAAATGTTTCGGGCTGTTTCACGGTATCAATATTAAATTGACTAAATGTGGCGGCATCACGCCTGCGCGGAGAATGATATTTGAAGCCAAATCATTGGGAATGCAAGTAATGACCGGGAGCATGAACGAAAGTACCGTGGGGACCTCGGCTGTAGCGCATTTATTACCCTACCTTGACCATGTTGATATGGATGGCCCGCTATTACTTGCAGAAGATACCGCTACGGGCGTTCGCATTGAAAACGGAAAAATTTTTTATGCAGATTTACCGGGAACCGGCGCCACATTGCTCCGTTCATAA
- a CDS encoding DoxX family protein: MVFFIGLLAISSFSWLIGLTGSIPYLKAFPNCMKIAVAILFVIIGFMHLLKPEKFLYMLTWTKYAPACVLISGVLEILFGLSLFVPSLQTVAAWGIIILLVLMFPANIYVAIKQLPAPGGLPAKPWYTWSRLLFQPIYILWVYYAAILPLAQFKAG; the protein is encoded by the coding sequence ATGGTATTTTTTATCGGTTTATTGGCTATCAGTTCATTTTCGTGGTTAATAGGGCTTACCGGTTCGATTCCCTATTTGAAAGCATTCCCTAACTGTATGAAAATAGCAGTTGCAATATTATTTGTCATCATCGGGTTTATGCACTTATTAAAGCCGGAAAAATTTCTTTACATGCTTACTTGGACAAAGTATGCTCCTGCTTGCGTATTGATTTCCGGCGTTTTGGAAATTCTATTCGGCCTCTCCCTTTTCGTGCCAAGCTTGCAGACTGTTGCTGCTTGGGGAATCATCATTTTGCTGGTATTGATGTTTCCGGCTAATATCTATGTTGCGATAAAACAATTACCTGCTCCCGGCGGCTTGCCTGCAAAGCCCTGGTATACTTGGAGCCGGTTACTATTTCAACCTATCTATATTTTATGGGTATATTATGCAGCTATCCTGCCATTAGCGCAATTCAAAGCAGGTTAA
- a CDS encoding Crp/Fnr family transcriptional regulator: MSTAIVKEQIRKLTNLEEQDWQDFESILQAFEYRQGHTLVKIGHPVHAIYFIAEGAVKVFTLNGEEEINLDFAFPNMFVTAYHSFITRTPSLVGLETLTDVKGYYFEYQHLQELYQKSHTAERIGRLLAEQQYIRKYLRELSFLKFTAQERYVQLLSEHAEIAQQIPIKYIASYLGIAPESLSRIRKQLSGK; this comes from the coding sequence ATGAGCACCGCGATAGTTAAAGAACAAATACGGAAACTAACCAATTTGGAGGAGCAGGATTGGCAAGATTTTGAATCGATCTTGCAAGCTTTTGAATACCGTCAAGGTCATACCCTTGTAAAAATAGGCCATCCCGTTCACGCAATCTATTTTATAGCGGAAGGCGCTGTCAAGGTTTTTACTTTAAACGGCGAAGAGGAGATCAACTTGGACTTTGCATTTCCCAACATGTTTGTAACGGCTTACCATTCATTTATTACACGCACCCCCTCCCTTGTTGGCTTGGAAACATTGACCGATGTAAAAGGTTACTATTTTGAATATCAACATTTGCAGGAACTTTATCAAAAATCGCATACCGCGGAAAGAATCGGCCGGCTATTAGCCGAGCAGCAATACATACGCAAATACTTACGGGAGTTATCATTCCTAAAATTCACGGCGCAAGAACGCTACGTTCAATTATTATCCGAACATGCCGAGATTGCCCAGCAGATCCCAATTAAATACATTGCCAGCTACCTGGGCATCGCCCCCGAAAGTTTAAGCCGTATCAGGAAACAATTAAGCGGGAAATAA
- a CDS encoding NAD-dependent succinate-semialdehyde dehydrogenase, which produces MSFKSINPYTNEVVANYVADTAASIEKKLGLGHQQFLEFQHSSLDLRKSMMLSLVKHLEDHADEHAAIIVTEMGKTHKEAKAEVLKCAATAKYYVEHIAEMLQPKPLPSDDSVKSYISYEAKGIILAIMPWNFPFWQVFRFAIPNILAGNTAVLKHASNVSGCALAIEQIFLDAGFPPGTFQTLLVSSKDIEPVIADVRVQGVTITGSTPAGMSVASLAGKYLKKSVLELGGSDPFIVLKDADIAQAAKVAVQARMQNAGQSCIAAKRWIVEKSILAPFTEQVTNIIQNIKQGDPTSTGTDMGPMARLDLANDLMKQLQQSIRQGAKLVTGGQQQGCNVLPALLTGVQPGMTAFDEETFGPLAAITSANDETHAIQLANTTNFGLGASLWTNDLEKAAALVKRIESGNVFVNAMVRSDARLPFGGIKQSGYGRELSEVGAHEFLNIKTVYLQE; this is translated from the coding sequence ATGAGTTTTAAAAGTATTAACCCGTATACGAATGAAGTTGTTGCGAATTATGTAGCGGATACTGCCGCCTCGATTGAAAAAAAACTCGGCCTGGGGCATCAACAATTCCTCGAATTCCAACATTCTAGCCTTGATTTGCGTAAATCTATGATGCTTTCATTGGTTAAACACCTGGAAGATCATGCAGATGAGCACGCGGCTATCATCGTTACCGAAATGGGTAAGACACATAAAGAAGCAAAGGCAGAAGTGCTAAAATGTGCAGCTACAGCTAAATATTACGTGGAGCATATCGCGGAAATGTTGCAACCGAAACCGCTACCATCCGATGATTCCGTCAAAAGTTATATCTCCTACGAAGCAAAAGGCATCATCTTAGCAATAATGCCGTGGAACTTCCCATTTTGGCAGGTTTTCAGGTTCGCGATACCCAATATCCTTGCCGGGAATACTGCCGTATTAAAACATGCTAGCAATGTGAGCGGTTGCGCATTAGCTATTGAGCAGATCTTCCTGGATGCAGGTTTCCCACCGGGAACATTCCAAACGCTACTCGTATCATCGAAAGACATTGAACCTGTTATCGCGGATGTGCGCGTACAAGGAGTAACAATAACCGGAAGTACCCCGGCGGGCATGAGCGTGGCTTCCTTGGCAGGAAAATACCTGAAAAAATCGGTATTAGAACTCGGTGGCAGCGACCCTTTCATCGTATTGAAAGATGCCGATATCGCCCAAGCTGCAAAGGTAGCAGTACAAGCAAGGATGCAAAATGCAGGACAGTCTTGCATCGCGGCAAAAAGGTGGATCGTTGAAAAAAGTATTTTAGCTCCCTTTACCGAACAGGTAACGAACATTATTCAAAATATTAAACAGGGAGATCCTACCAGTACCGGGACAGATATGGGGCCAATGGCCAGGCTGGATTTAGCCAACGATTTAATGAAACAACTGCAACAAAGTATAAGGCAAGGTGCAAAATTAGTTACCGGCGGACAACAGCAAGGCTGCAATGTGTTACCGGCGCTCTTAACCGGCGTACAACCGGGTATGACAGCCTTCGATGAAGAAACCTTCGGCCCTTTAGCTGCTATTACTTCCGCTAATGATGAAACACATGCTATACAACTTGCCAACACTACTAATTTCGGGCTCGGCGCATCCTTATGGACAAACGATTTGGAAAAAGCAGCCGCGCTGGTCAAGAGAATCGAAAGCGGGAACGTATTTGTAAACGCGATGGTTCGCTCCGATGCTAGGTTGCCCTTTGGCGGCATTAAACAGTCGGGGTACGGAAGGGAGCTTTCGGAAGTAGGCGCCCATGAATTTTTAAACATTAAGACGGTGTATTTGCAAGAATAA